A genomic region of Methanomassiliicoccus sp. contains the following coding sequences:
- a CDS encoding TldD/PmbA family protein, producing MEDALNKAIRTMQEEGAEFCDARYEDRWGLIISVSNRELRNLSTNRIAGVGLRARIGGSWGSSSGGRFDPESLREMARKAVRAAKLGDSPGAPIPEQPAYTGKFQMKMRVPPANVPVEEKLAMVKDLDEAQHISDRIVNTNAIYSEGKRTTVLVNSFGSRLRWEDGRLRMNAIAVARENGRMESYREGIAGSKGMELIQQRDLSEMGVSAAREAIVQLGAVKPPSGRITCITDPEISGLLAHEVMGHASEADEVVKRRSFLTDKIGQVVADEQITMVDDGTLEGGYGTLLFDDEGTPASRTVVIKNGVYNSYLHDLETGASMGVPSTGNGRHEDFGRRVWVRMTNTFFEAGDWKLEEMLEDVKFGVLTDKFVNGMEDPVGGSFEAKAHRGFLIENGKITKPLRAMTLTGKALDILHTTDAVGDKVSMDPGTCGKGTEDHVPVSSGGPYCRSQIIIGGD from the coding sequence ATGGAGGACGCTCTCAACAAGGCCATCCGCACGATGCAGGAGGAAGGGGCGGAGTTCTGCGATGCCCGCTACGAGGACCGATGGGGTCTGATAATCTCCGTATCCAACAGGGAGCTGAGGAACCTCTCCACGAACCGCATCGCCGGGGTCGGCCTCAGGGCACGCATCGGAGGCTCCTGGGGCTCCTCCTCCGGAGGCCGTTTCGATCCCGAGAGCCTGAGGGAGATGGCCCGAAAGGCCGTACGGGCCGCCAAGTTGGGAGATAGCCCGGGGGCGCCGATACCGGAGCAGCCCGCCTACACAGGTAAATTCCAGATGAAGATGAGGGTGCCTCCCGCCAATGTGCCCGTGGAGGAGAAGCTGGCCATGGTGAAGGACCTGGACGAGGCACAGCACATCTCCGACAGGATCGTTAACACCAACGCCATATATTCCGAGGGCAAGAGGACCACGGTGCTGGTGAACTCCTTCGGTTCAAGGCTTCGATGGGAGGACGGGCGACTTCGTATGAACGCCATCGCCGTGGCCAGGGAGAACGGGAGAATGGAGTCGTATCGCGAGGGTATCGCCGGCTCCAAGGGCATGGAGCTTATCCAGCAACGGGACCTCAGTGAGATGGGGGTGTCCGCGGCCCGGGAGGCCATCGTCCAGCTGGGGGCCGTAAAGCCCCCTTCGGGGCGGATAACCTGCATCACCGATCCCGAGATAAGTGGCCTGCTGGCGCACGAGGTCATGGGCCATGCATCGGAAGCGGACGAGGTCGTCAAGAGGCGGTCGTTCCTCACCGACAAGATAGGCCAGGTGGTAGCGGATGAGCAGATCACCATGGTGGACGACGGGACCCTGGAGGGCGGTTATGGCACTTTACTGTTCGACGATGAGGGCACTCCCGCGTCCCGGACGGTGGTCATCAAGAACGGAGTGTACAACAGCTACCTCCATGATCTGGAGACAGGAGCGTCCATGGGCGTTCCGTCCACTGGCAATGGCCGACACGAGGATTTCGGGCGCCGGGTGTGGGTGCGCATGACCAACACCTTCTTCGAGGCCGGCGACTGGAAGTTGGAGGAGATGCTGGAGGATGTCAAGTTCGGCGTGCTTACGGACAAGTTCGTAAATGGAATGGAGGACCCCGTGGGGGGGAGCTTCGAGGCCAAGGCCCACCGCGGATTCCTCATCGAGAACGGGAAGATAACAAAACCGCTGCGCGCCATGACACTGACCGGCAAGGCACTGGACATTCTGCATACGACCGACGCCGTGGGCGATAAGGTATCCATGGACCCTGGTACCTGCGGTAAGGGGACGGAGGACCATGTACCCGTCTCCTCAGGAGGGCCTTACTGCCGCTCCCAGATAATCATAGGGGGCGATTGA
- a CDS encoding archease, with the protein MRYEVLEHTADVMIKAHGETLEECFQNAAFGMMDQIVDASSAEALVEEHITAEGSTLDDLLYNFLSEVLFIFDAKGLLLNEFDVTFGEGMLKCRAKGERFDATKHSPRQEIKAVTYHLLQVNEEEPSITVLFDV; encoded by the coding sequence ATGAGGTACGAGGTCCTCGAGCACACTGCCGACGTTATGATCAAGGCGCACGGTGAGACCCTGGAGGAGTGCTTCCAGAACGCCGCCTTCGGGATGATGGACCAGATCGTCGACGCCAGCAGCGCCGAGGCCCTGGTGGAGGAGCATATAACGGCGGAGGGCTCCACGCTGGACGATCTTCTTTACAACTTCCTATCCGAGGTGCTGTTCATCTTCGACGCCAAGGGGTTGCTCCTCAACGAGTTTGACGTGACATTCGGCGAGGGGATGCTGAAGTGCAGAGCTAAAGGAGAGAGGTTCGATGCCACGAAGCACTCTCCTCGGCAGGAGATCAAGGCGGTTACCTATCACTTGCTGCAGGTGAACGAGGAGGAGCCGTCCATAACCGTGCTTTTCGATGTATGA
- a CDS encoding aspartate dehydrogenase translates to MRILIIGCGSIGSVLAKAVHDMPEVDRIYVTDQSKDYALHLIESLEKARYIDNVNDNIVKVLGEVDLAVEAASQEAARKFIPFVLENGADVMVMSVGVFADDAFREKCFTLAKKHRSRLYVPSGAICGTDGLHSASAAHIQEVHLITRKGPRGLRGAPGLTMKGIDVDTLTEPTVVFEGNARDASKQYPKNLNVAATVSLLGMGFENTHVTIICDPTTERNAHTLVVKGDFGELRCETQNVPSPMTPSTSYLAALSAVAAIKRILGNVWIGV, encoded by the coding sequence GTGCGAATACTGATCATAGGTTGTGGCTCTATCGGATCTGTGCTGGCTAAGGCCGTGCACGATATGCCAGAGGTCGATCGCATCTATGTGACGGATCAGAGCAAGGACTACGCCCTCCACCTCATCGAGAGCCTGGAGAAGGCCCGTTACATCGACAACGTCAACGACAATATCGTGAAGGTGCTGGGAGAGGTCGACCTGGCAGTGGAGGCGGCTAGCCAGGAGGCTGCCCGCAAGTTCATCCCCTTCGTGCTGGAGAACGGGGCGGACGTGATGGTGATGAGCGTGGGCGTTTTCGCCGATGATGCCTTTCGTGAGAAGTGCTTCACCCTGGCAAAGAAACACCGTTCCCGCCTGTACGTGCCCTCCGGGGCCATATGTGGTACGGACGGTCTGCACTCCGCCTCCGCCGCTCACATCCAGGAGGTGCACCTGATCACAAGGAAGGGTCCGCGGGGCCTCAGAGGGGCGCCCGGACTGACGATGAAAGGCATTGATGTCGACACCCTTACCGAGCCTACGGTGGTCTTCGAGGGCAATGCCAGGGATGCGTCCAAACAGTATCCGAAGAACCTTAACGTGGCGGCAACGGTCTCGCTCCTCGGAATGGGCTTTGAGAACACCCATGTGACCATCATCTGCGATCCCACGACGGAGCGGAACGCGCACACCCTGGTGGTCAAGGGGGATTTCGGCGAGCTGCGATGCGAGACCCAGAACGTCCCATCTCCCATGACGCCCTCCACCAGCTATCTGGCCGCTCTGTCAGCGGTAGCAGCGATAAAACGGATACTTGGCAACGTATGGATAGGGGTTTGA
- a CDS encoding aminopeptidase P family protein: MKDRAIRIFSKLLEPVDAILLVNEEDPMSDASFFYATGAVSGLFEHCPAILFPDGNVRIITSALEETSARTTSAEVVPYSNPHERRELLRSSLKGAKRVGINGPGITYHWCKEVQAALPGVELVDVSDAVSSARRVKDGKEIDAIRDACRIASNVADAIPDLISVGMKESEAGAEISYRMQRAGASSVSFETIAAFGPASAEPHYSPQSRKLMDGMPALFDFGCKVRRYCSDISRTFIAGRVDERFRRMYEVVAEAQRRAIAVIRPGVNGMTVDAAARSYIDSTEFQGRFIHSTGHGLGLNVHDGGRFAPNVDLILEENMVMTVEPGVYLPGMGGVRIEDDVVITRNGCELLTTAKKELKVI; this comes from the coding sequence ATGAAAGATCGAGCTATCCGCATTTTCTCAAAGCTGCTCGAGCCCGTGGACGCGATCCTCCTGGTAAATGAGGAGGACCCCATGAGCGATGCATCGTTCTTCTATGCCACCGGGGCCGTGTCCGGCCTCTTCGAGCACTGCCCTGCCATCCTATTTCCTGACGGCAACGTCCGCATCATAACCTCCGCCCTGGAGGAAACGTCGGCGCGTACCACTTCCGCAGAGGTCGTACCGTACTCCAATCCCCATGAGCGAAGAGAGCTGCTGCGCTCATCTCTCAAGGGGGCGAAGCGCGTGGGGATCAACGGACCAGGGATCACCTACCACTGGTGCAAGGAGGTCCAGGCCGCCCTTCCCGGGGTGGAGCTGGTCGACGTGTCCGATGCGGTCTCATCCGCTCGAAGGGTCAAGGACGGCAAGGAGATCGACGCCATCCGGGATGCCTGCAGGATAGCCTCCAATGTGGCGGACGCCATACCTGATCTCATCTCTGTGGGGATGAAGGAGAGCGAGGCGGGAGCGGAGATATCGTATCGCATGCAGAGGGCAGGGGCAAGCTCAGTGTCCTTCGAGACCATCGCCGCCTTCGGCCCGGCCTCGGCGGAGCCGCACTACTCGCCCCAGAGCAGAAAGCTGATGGACGGAATGCCAGCGCTCTTCGACTTCGGATGCAAGGTCCGCCGCTACTGCTCGGATATTTCGCGCACTTTCATCGCCGGTCGCGTTGATGAGCGTTTCCGCCGCATGTACGAGGTCGTGGCCGAGGCCCAGCGAAGGGCTATCGCCGTCATTCGGCCTGGCGTCAACGGGATGACGGTGGACGCGGCTGCCCGCTCATACATCGACTCTACAGAGTTCCAGGGAAGGTTCATCCACTCCACCGGACACGGCCTGGGACTGAATGTGCACGACGGAGGTCGCTTCGCCCCCAACGTCGACCTGATTCTGGAGGAGAACATGGTCATGACCGTGGAGCCAGGAGTATATCTGCCCGGCATGGGAGGGGTCAGGATCGAGGATGATGTCGTCATCACCAGGAACGGTTGCGAACTGCTTACGACCGCTAAGAAGGAACTGAAGGTGATCTAA
- the mvaD gene encoding diphosphomevalonate decarboxylase, translating to MTKASAIAHPIQGLVKYHGLRDESLRLPFHDSISVCTAPLRTHTTVQFGMPHDAAVIDGRTLSGRELTRVLAVIDLLRAEAGVTSGFRMESRNDFPSNVGLGASASGFAALALAAARSLGLEMGLVELSRFARRGAGSASRAVTGGFSRWHGGDDLTSVSRPLPYPADIDLAMVVAVVPAYKLTDEAHRDVITSPFFRSRLEHVSTALDNMERAVRAGDAEEVGRLAEVDTLQLHAVTMTGEQGLILWRPDTLRVILEVRSMRREGIPCYFSMDTGATVYINTVGRSATKVRERIAALGLQTMLCTVGRESRVVDDHLF from the coding sequence ATGACAAAAGCGTCGGCCATCGCTCATCCCATCCAGGGACTTGTGAAATACCATGGTCTGAGGGATGAGTCCCTCCGCCTACCATTTCATGATTCGATCTCCGTGTGCACCGCCCCCCTGCGCACGCACACCACCGTGCAGTTCGGCATGCCCCATGATGCAGCGGTGATAGACGGGAGGACATTGTCGGGGAGGGAGCTGACAAGGGTGCTCGCTGTCATCGACCTCCTGCGCGCAGAAGCGGGCGTCACCTCCGGATTTCGCATGGAGTCGAGGAACGATTTTCCCTCCAACGTGGGATTGGGCGCCTCGGCCTCAGGGTTCGCCGCGCTCGCCCTCGCGGCCGCCCGCTCGCTGGGCCTGGAGATGGGTCTGGTGGAGCTGTCACGCTTTGCCCGACGAGGGGCTGGTTCTGCCTCCCGTGCGGTGACCGGGGGGTTCTCGCGGTGGCACGGCGGCGACGATCTCACCTCCGTATCCCGGCCCTTACCATACCCTGCGGACATCGACCTGGCGATGGTGGTGGCCGTCGTGCCCGCGTACAAGCTGACCGATGAGGCCCACCGGGACGTGATCACCTCTCCCTTTTTCAGGTCACGGCTGGAGCATGTGTCCACAGCATTGGACAATATGGAGAGGGCTGTTCGTGCGGGAGACGCCGAAGAGGTCGGACGGCTCGCCGAGGTGGACACGCTGCAGCTTCACGCCGTCACCATGACCGGGGAGCAGGGGCTGATATTGTGGAGGCCGGATACCTTGAGGGTCATCCTCGAGGTGCGGTCCATGAGGCGGGAGGGCATTCCCTGCTACTTCTCTATGGATACCGGGGCCACGGTGTACATCAATACCGTTGGCAGGAGCGCGACCAAGGTAAGGGAACGGATCGCTGCCCTGGGCCTGCAGACCATGCTCTGCACCGTGGGGAGGGAGTCCCGAGTCGTGGACGATCACCTGTTCTGA